In Natronocella acetinitrilica, the following proteins share a genomic window:
- a CDS encoding TauD/TfdA dioxygenase family protein, translating into MQLAGEQSSRLPPAIPPLDPSRAALLEEAGLTVRPLEPIGLEVSGADVRSRLPEPVIEALAVEMANRGFVVFKHQPGLSVDELVEASKWWGAGDVHSTHGVHPATPGMHRDIFRLSNDRRHGILGVGPQWHNDGSFEAATFSHAAYYMARAPEHGGGTHFAHQGAAFDVLPADKQAFWQRLVSVNSASGVAHPVVHRHPVSGLKSVWLHLGMTGAVIERLPEEGLSIEELQTTPATTDQLRLLTAAEMTELFNDYNDLLDASFEKGFGMHYQYDDGDLIIIDNWALAHRASPEAHIPSEQQGLRIMDRVTIRSPRELAPHFGLPQHINVAASHPFNRDGVWLAGGVGFRWKDDIPMQN; encoded by the coding sequence ATGCAACTGGCCGGAGAACAGTCCAGCCGTTTGCCGCCCGCCATTCCACCGCTGGACCCAAGCCGCGCAGCGCTGCTGGAGGAGGCCGGATTGACGGTCAGGCCACTGGAGCCGATCGGCCTGGAGGTCTCTGGCGCTGACGTTCGCTCCAGGTTGCCTGAGCCGGTTATCGAGGCGTTGGCGGTGGAAATGGCGAATCGCGGTTTCGTGGTATTCAAACACCAGCCGGGCCTCTCGGTGGATGAACTGGTCGAGGCCAGCAAATGGTGGGGTGCCGGGGACGTCCATTCAACGCATGGGGTTCACCCGGCCACGCCCGGCATGCATCGGGACATCTTCCGGCTGTCCAACGACCGGCGGCACGGCATCCTGGGAGTCGGGCCGCAGTGGCATAACGACGGCAGTTTCGAGGCGGCGACGTTCTCGCATGCGGCCTATTACATGGCACGCGCGCCCGAGCACGGCGGCGGCACCCACTTTGCGCACCAGGGCGCGGCCTTTGATGTGCTGCCGGCGGACAAGCAGGCGTTCTGGCAGCGGCTGGTGTCCGTCAATTCCGCCTCGGGTGTGGCGCACCCGGTGGTCCACAGGCATCCGGTGTCGGGGCTCAAGAGTGTCTGGCTGCACCTGGGCATGACCGGTGCGGTCATCGAGCGGCTGCCCGAGGAAGGGCTTTCCATCGAGGAGTTGCAGACGACACCCGCCACGACCGACCAGTTAAGGCTGCTCACCGCGGCGGAGATGACGGAACTGTTCAACGACTACAACGACTTGCTGGATGCCTCGTTCGAGAAGGGCTTTGGCATGCACTATCAGTATGACGATGGCGACCTGATTATCATCGATAACTGGGCGCTGGCGCACCGGGCCTCTCCCGAAGCGCACATTCCCAGCGAGCAGCAGGGCCTGCGGATCATGGATCGGGTCACCATCCGGTCACCCCGGGAGCTGGCGCCACATTTCGGCCTGCCACAGCACATCAATGTTGCCGCGTCGCACCCCTTCAACAGGGATGGCGTCTGGCTGGCCGGCGGCGTGGGATTTCGCTGGAAAGACGATATCCCGATGCAGAACTGA
- a CDS encoding alpha/beta hydrolase, with product MPSHRLPSRFTLSRIVAPLLLVLALGACGSATTLPDMAEAVPADGAIVATDGFRLPLRQWEAEAPTRVVLAVHGFGDYGGGFEALAETLTAEGMTVYAYDQRGFGATGDRGLWAGQERMTQDLAEVADALRQRHPELPLYLVGKSMGGAVSILALTGTSPPPVDGVVLIAPAVWSRDTMPWYQRLGLELGTHLAPAMELSAELAVNLGVEPTDDPDVIEALREDPLVQRSARVDTIQGLTTLMGDAQAAALRLRGPALVLYGERDEIIPAEPTCLLFRKFANAGARDLRLALYPDGYHMLTRYTGADKVHADIAAWLKGVDQPLPSGSEVTRAEALERLCDDSIP from the coding sequence TTGCCTAGCCATCGTTTACCCAGTCGCTTCACGCTCTCACGCATAGTCGCGCCGCTACTTCTCGTACTCGCTCTGGGAGCCTGCGGTTCCGCCACCACGCTGCCGGACATGGCTGAAGCCGTGCCTGCGGATGGCGCGATCGTCGCCACCGACGGCTTCCGCTTGCCGCTGCGACAGTGGGAGGCCGAAGCCCCCACCCGGGTGGTCCTCGCGGTGCACGGTTTTGGTGACTACGGCGGCGGATTCGAGGCGCTGGCGGAGACGCTCACCGCCGAGGGCATGACGGTCTATGCCTACGATCAGCGCGGCTTCGGCGCCACCGGGGATCGCGGGCTGTGGGCAGGCCAGGAACGCATGACACAGGATCTCGCCGAAGTCGCCGACGCGTTGCGCCAGCGCCACCCCGAGTTGCCCCTCTACCTGGTGGGCAAGAGCATGGGGGGCGCGGTGAGTATTCTGGCTCTCACCGGGACATCACCGCCCCCGGTGGACGGTGTCGTGCTCATCGCCCCGGCGGTCTGGAGCCGCGATACCATGCCCTGGTATCAGCGCCTCGGGCTCGAGCTCGGAACCCATCTGGCGCCGGCCATGGAGCTGTCGGCGGAGCTGGCGGTCAACCTGGGGGTGGAGCCCACCGACGACCCCGACGTGATCGAGGCGCTGCGTGAGGACCCCTTGGTGCAGCGCAGCGCGCGGGTGGACACGATCCAGGGCCTGACTACCCTGATGGGCGACGCGCAGGCGGCCGCCCTCCGCCTGCGCGGCCCAGCCCTTGTTCTCTATGGTGAGCGCGACGAAATCATTCCTGCGGAACCCACCTGTCTGCTGTTCCGCAAGTTCGCCAATGCCGGTGCCCGCGACCTGCGTTTGGCCCTCTACCCGGACGGCTACCACATGCTTACCCGCTATACCGGGGCCGACAAGGTACACGCCGATATCGCCGCCTGGCTGAAAGGCGTCGATCAGCCGCTGCCCTCCGGCTCCGAGGTCACCCGTGCCGAGGCACTTGAGCGACTCTGCGACGATAGTATCCCTTGA